The Pyrus communis chromosome 2, drPyrComm1.1, whole genome shotgun sequence genome includes a window with the following:
- the LOC137725420 gene encoding squalene monooxygenase SE1-like, which produces MDYQYVLGGVLVSLLGSVFFMIINTTLSGEKKKVSNGVNGNGYVWMPSQNGSFVPDIARGTDVVIVGAGVAGAALAYTLGKEGRRVHVIERDLSEPDRIVGELLQPGGYLKLIELGLEDCANESIDAQKVFGYALYKNGNATKLSYPLENYTSDIAGRSFHNGRFIQKMRERIATLKNVTLEQGTVTTLIEEKGTIKGVMYKNKAGEEMRSYAPLTIVCDGCFSNLRRNLCTPNVENPSCFVGLILENCDLPHANHGHVILGDPSPILFYPISGTEVRCLVDVPGTKVPSVANGEMAKYLTNVVAPQVPPQLSKAFLAAVEKGNIRTMQNKSMPAHPQPTPGAILLGDAFNMRHPLTGGGMTVALSDIVLLRDLLRPLTDLNDAPALCEYLESFYTLRKPVSSTINTLAGALYKVFCASPDPARQEMREACFDYLSLGGLCARGPISLLSGLNPRPIHLFFHFFSVAVYGVGRLMIPFPTPKRVWLGTRLLLGASGIIFPIIKGEGVRQMFFPASVPAYYRAPPLQ; this is translated from the exons ATGGATTACCAGTATGTTCTTGGTGGGGTGTTGGTTTCTCTGCTGGGGTCGGTTTTCTTCATGATCATCAACACCACTCTCAGCGGCGAGAAGAAGAAAGTTTccaacggcgttaacggaaatGGGTACGTGTGGATGCCGTCCCAGAACGGCAGTTTTGTACCGGATATTGCCAGGGGAACGGACGTTGTCATTGTCGGTGCCGGAGTTGCCGGTGCTGCCCTTGCTTACACTCTTGGAAAG GAAGGACGCCGCGTACATGTGATCGAGAGAGACTTGAGTGAGCCAGACAGAATTGTTGGTGAGCTGTTGCAGCCTGGAGGCTATCTCAAATTGATTGAGTTGGGTCTTGAGG ACTGTGCAAATGAGTCCATTGATGCTCAGAAAGTGTTTGGTTATGCTCTTTACAAAAATGGAAATGCCACAAAACTGTCTTATCCCTTGGAAAACTATACATCAGATATCGCCGGGAGAAGTTTTCATAACGGGCGTTTTATCCAAAAAATGCGTGAAAGGATTGCAACTCTTAAAAA CGTGACACTAGAACAAGGAACTGTGACAACCCTAATTGAAGAAAAGGGCACCATCAAGGGTGTGATGTACAAGAACAAGGCTGGAGAGGAGATGAGATCATACGCTCCACTAACAATAGTATGTGATGGGTGCTTTTCAAATCTCCGCCGCAATCTCTGTACTCCAAACGTTGAAAATCCTTCTTGCTTCGTTGGTTTGATCTTGGAGAATTGTGACCTTCCTCATGCAAACCACGGACATGTGATTCTAGGAGACCCTTCACCTATCTTATTTTACCCCATTAGCGGTACCGAAGTTCGTTGTTTGGTAGATGTTCCCGGCACAAAAGTACCTTCGGTGGCTAATGGTGAAATGGCCAAGTACTTGACAAATGTGGTTGCTCCTCAG GTTCCCCCTCAGCTCTCGAAGGCTTTTCTAGCAGCAGTTGAGAAAGGAAACATCAGAACAATGCAAAACAAAAGCATGCCTGCTCATCCTCAACCCACTCCCGGTGCAATTTTATTAGGGGATGCATTCAACATGAGACATCCTTTAACCGGAGGAGGAATGACCGTGGCTCTTTCTGACATTGTTCTTCTAAGAGATCTTCTTCGACCCCTAACTGATCTCAACGACGCACCAGCTTTGTGCGAATATCTAGAATCATTCTACACACTTCGCAAG CCTGTGTCATCTACCATAAACACATTGGCCGGTGCCTTGTACAAGGTGTTTTGTGCATCACCTGACCCGGCAAGACAAGAAATGAGGGAAGCTTGTTTTGACTATTTGAGCCTTGGAGGCTTATGTGCAAGGGGACCAATATCTTTGCTCTCTGGCCTTAACCCTCGCCCGATCCACCtgtttttccatttcttttctGTGGCTGTCTATGGAGTAGGCCGCTTAATGATTCCGTTCCCTACGCCTAAACGCGTATGGCTTGGGACTAGATTGCTCTTG ggtGCGTCGGGAATTATATTCCCCATTATTAAGGGTGAAGGAGTTAGACAAATGTTCTTTCCTGCATCAGTCCCGGCATATTACAgggctcctcctcttcaatga